One part of the Arabidopsis thaliana chromosome 1 sequence genome encodes these proteins:
- a CDS encoding transmembrane protein, putative (Domain of unknown function DUF220) (Domain of unknown function DUF220; CONTAINS InterPro DOMAIN/s: Protein of unknown function DUF220 (InterPro:IPR003863); BEST Arabidopsis thaliana protein match is: Domain of unknown function DUF220 (TAIR:AT1G23600.1); Has 137 Blast hits to 122 proteins in 10 species: Archae - 0; Bacteria - 0; Metazoa - 0; Fungi - 0; Plants - 137; Viruses - 0; Other Eukaryotes - 0 (source: NCBI BLink).), which translates to MESSNFSLIHITDQTPNHFWFYFLSLNDSNVVLIVAILESVLFLLIMKKSKSRKVLKDDGPRQIAKVKKAVAWNFSGRSIAIPISLIVDENRRDLTAKYKKEKMMFMKVFEGSYKVEPVYVDSVRLCKNKKPKSVDEYKKCSGGQGKIASKVTMDQYFQPYPPFNLPPFSWFIRDITIKNTKSVLERLQSWSFSIRNPGVIMSTNKHGKTEVSPKQ; encoded by the exons ATGGAGTCTTCGAACTTTTCACTAATCCACATAACGGACCAAACACCGAACCACTTCTGGTTTTATTTCTTATCATTGAATGATTCAAATGTGGTATTAATTGTAGCAATACTTGAAAGTGtactctttttgttaattatgaaGAAAAGCAAATCAAGAAAGGTTTTGAAGGACGATGGACCGAGGCAGATCGCGAAGGTGAAGAAAGCTGTGGCCTGGAACTTCAGTGGGAGGTCTATTGCTATCCCCATAAGTCTAATTGTCGATGAAAACAGAAGAGATCTTACA GcgaaatataaaaaagagaaaatgatgttCATGAAAGTATTCGAGGGTAGCTATAAAGTGGAGCCTGTATACGTAGATTCAGTACGCTTATGCAAGAACAAGAAGCCGAAGAGTGTAGATGAATACAAGAAATGTAGTGGCGGACAAGGAAAGATTGCATCGAAAGTGACAATGGACCAATATTTTCAGCCATATCCTCCTTTTAATCTACCGCCATTTTCTTGGTTCATTCGTGATATCACCATCAAGAATACCAAGAGTGTGCTAGAGAGACTTCAAAGTTGGAGTTTCAGTATTCGAAATCCGGGTGTAATCATGTCAACCAACAAACATGGAAAAACAGAAGTTTCTCCTAAACAGTAA
- a CDS encoding OBP32pep protein, putative (Domain of unknown function DUF220) (Domain of unknown function DUF220; FUNCTIONS IN: molecular_function unknown; INVOLVED IN: biological_process unknown; LOCATED IN: cellular_component unknown; EXPRESSED IN: petal, leaf whorl, sepal, flower, carpel; EXPRESSED DURING: 4 anthesis, petal differentiation and expansion stage; CONTAINS InterPro DOMAIN/s: Protein of unknown function DUF220 (InterPro:IPR003863); BEST Arabidopsis thaliana protein match is: Domain of unknown function DUF220 (TAIR:AT1G23600.1); Has 137 Blast hits to 124 proteins in 10 species: Archae - 0; Bacteria - 0; Metazoa - 0; Fungi - 0; Plants - 137; Viruses - 0; Other Eukaryotes - 0 (source: NCBI BLink).), whose translation MNTNNVDDEVMEQGKLWRDAEKKYPWYDAPPKVKVTTKKGLCHMYIELTFGLPPRSVFELFTNPDNLPLVSDKSWRQLLVNKKRKVLKRDGPRQIVEVDKVVAWDFLWWSGGMPININAVENEKDLRGKYKKQKMKFMKVFEGSYKVEPIYVDFERLCNQKEPKSPEEYKKCSGGQGKIASKVTMDQIFSAISYF comes from the exons ATGAATACTAATAATGTCGACGATGAGGTGATGGAGCAAGGAAAACTTTGGAGAGATGCAGAGAAGAAATATCCATGGTATGATGCCCCTCCTAAAGTCAAG GTGACAACAAAAAAGGGTCTTTGCCATATGTACATAGAATTGACATTTGGATTGCCTCCACGATCAGTCTTCGAGCTTTTCACTAATCCAGACAACTTACCACTCGTCAGTGACAAGTCTTGGCGCCAACTtctg gtaaacaaaaaaaggaaggtTTTGAAGAGGGATGGACCAAGGCAGATAGTGGAGGTAGATAAAGTTGTGGCCTGGGATTTCCTGTGGTGGTCTGGAGGTATGCCGATAAATATAAATGCGgttgaaaatgagaaagatCTTAGG ggaaaatataagaaacagaaaatgaagTTCATGAAAGTGTTCGAGGGTAGCTATAAAGTGGAGCCAATTTATGTAGATTTCGAGCGCTTGTGCAATCAGAAGGAGCCAAAGAGTCcagaagaatacaaaaaatgtAGCGGTGGGCAAGGAAAGATTGCATCAAAAGTGACAATGGACCAAATATTTTCAGCCATATCCTATTTTTAA
- a CDS encoding OBP32pep protein, putative (Domain of unknown function DUF220) (Domain of unknown function DUF220; CONTAINS InterPro DOMAIN/s: Protein of unknown function DUF220 (InterPro:IPR003863); BEST Arabidopsis thaliana protein match is: Domain of unknown function DUF220 (TAIR:AT1G23600.1); Has 137 Blast hits to 124 proteins in 10 species: Archae - 0; Bacteria - 0; Metazoa - 0; Fungi - 0; Plants - 137; Viruses - 0; Other Eukaryotes - 0 (source: NCBI BLink).), whose product MQQSPKAEFKKSENNRSKSVSEMNTNNVDDEVMEQGKLWRDAEKKYPWYDAPPKVKVTTKKGLCHMYIELTFGLPPRSVFELFTNPDNLPLVSDKSWRQLLVNKKRKVLKRDGPRQIVEVDKVVAWDFLWWSGGMPININAVENEKDLRGKYKKQKMKFMKVFEGSYKVEPIYVDFERLCNQKEPKSPEEYKKCSGGQGKIASKVTMDQIFSAISYF is encoded by the exons ATGCAACAGTCTCCTAAG gcCGAGTTCAAGAAATCTGAGAATAATAGATCTAAGTCAGTGTCAGAGATGAATACTAATAATGTCGACGATGAGGTGATGGAGCAAGGAAAACTTTGGAGAGATGCAGAGAAGAAATATCCATGGTATGATGCCCCTCCTAAAGTCAAG GTGACAACAAAAAAGGGTCTTTGCCATATGTACATAGAATTGACATTTGGATTGCCTCCACGATCAGTCTTCGAGCTTTTCACTAATCCAGACAACTTACCACTCGTCAGTGACAAGTCTTGGCGCCAACTtctg gtaaacaaaaaaaggaaggtTTTGAAGAGGGATGGACCAAGGCAGATAGTGGAGGTAGATAAAGTTGTGGCCTGGGATTTCCTGTGGTGGTCTGGAGGTATGCCGATAAATATAAATGCGgttgaaaatgagaaagatCTTAGG ggaaaatataagaaacagaaaatgaagTTCATGAAAGTGTTCGAGGGTAGCTATAAAGTGGAGCCAATTTATGTAGATTTCGAGCGCTTGTGCAATCAGAAGGAGCCAAAGAGTCcagaagaatacaaaaaatgtAGCGGTGGGCAAGGAAAGATTGCATCAAAAGTGACAATGGACCAAATATTTTCAGCCATATCCTATTTTTAA